Proteins encoded in a region of the Candidatus Schekmanbacteria bacterium genome:
- a CDS encoding adenine phosphoribosyltransferase, whose product MEEIKGFIRNIPDFPKAGINFKDITPLLGDAKAFKKVIDTFAERHSGNGIDKVVSVESRGFFFGAALAYRIGAGIVPVRKPGKLPYETISASYELEYGQDTLEIHKDAVKEGEKVLIIDDLLATGGTIGAVCELVEKLGGNIVEIDFVIELGFLNGREKLGERPIFSLIAF is encoded by the coding sequence ATGGAAGAGATTAAAGGGTTTATAAGAAATATTCCGGATTTTCCAAAAGCAGGCATTAATTTCAAAGACATAACACCCCTCTTGGGTGATGCAAAAGCATTCAAGAAGGTTATTGATACCTTTGCTGAAAGACATTCAGGAAATGGAATAGATAAGGTGGTAAGCGTGGAATCAAGAGGTTTTTTCTTCGGAGCGGCGCTTGCTTATAGAATTGGCGCTGGCATTGTGCCTGTTAGAAAACCGGGGAAACTTCCTTATGAGACAATAAGCGCAAGTTATGAATTGGAATATGGACAAGACACACTCGAAATTCATAAGGATGCAGTAAAAGAAGGTGAAAAAGTATTGATAATAGATGACCTTCTGGCAACAGGAGGGACGATTGGGGCTGTATGTGAGTTGGTTGAAAAATTAGGCGGAAATATCGTAGAAATAGACTTTGTTATTGAACTTGGATTTCTTAATGGAAGGGAAAAACTGGGAGAGCGTCCAATTTTTTCCCTGATTGCTTTTTAA